In Dyadobacter subterraneus, a single genomic region encodes these proteins:
- the rfaD gene encoding ADP-glyceromanno-heptose 6-epimerase gives MIIVTGAAGFIGSGLISRLNQEGFSNIIAVDDFSKIEKAENLEGKTIKERVERSSLFEWLDENNRDVEFIFHIGARTDTTEFDVDIFNELNLDYSKQIWEKCVAYQIPLVYASSAATYGLGELGYDDNESLIPQLKPLNPYGDSKNDFDIWALKQEKKPFFWVGLKFFNVYGPNEYHKGRMASVIFHAFNQIKATDKMKLFRSHNPDFKDGEQMRDFIYVKDLIDVCIFFMHHRKDSGIYNLGSGKARTFKDLVTNTFLAMDKTPDISFIDTPADIRDKYQYFTQANMSKLHAIGYTKPFHTLEEGVSEYVKDYLSSGSYL, from the coding sequence ATGATTATAGTAACAGGTGCAGCCGGATTTATCGGGAGCGGTCTGATCAGCAGACTCAACCAGGAAGGCTTTAGTAACATCATTGCCGTTGACGATTTCTCAAAAATCGAGAAGGCAGAGAATCTGGAAGGAAAGACAATTAAAGAGCGTGTTGAACGTAGTTCTTTATTTGAATGGCTTGATGAAAACAACAGGGATGTTGAGTTCATTTTTCACATCGGTGCCAGAACCGATACTACGGAGTTCGATGTAGATATCTTCAACGAGCTCAATCTTGATTATTCGAAACAGATCTGGGAGAAATGCGTTGCCTATCAAATTCCATTGGTTTATGCCTCATCAGCAGCAACTTACGGATTGGGAGAACTTGGATACGATGATAACGAATCTCTTATTCCACAACTGAAACCGTTGAATCCTTATGGAGATTCTAAAAACGATTTCGATATCTGGGCATTGAAGCAGGAGAAAAAACCTTTCTTCTGGGTTGGTTTGAAATTTTTCAACGTATACGGACCGAACGAATACCACAAAGGACGTATGGCTTCGGTTATTTTCCATGCATTCAACCAGATTAAGGCAACGGATAAAATGAAACTTTTCCGTTCGCACAATCCTGATTTTAAAGACGGCGAGCAAATGCGCGACTTCATCTATGTAAAGGATCTGATCGACGTTTGTATATTCTTCATGCATCACCGCAAAGATTCAGGCATATATAATCTTGGCAGCGGAAAAGCGCGTACTTTCAAAGATCTGGTAACGAATACTTTCCTTGCCATGGATAAAACGCCGGACATTTCTTTCATCGATACGCCGGCCGATATTCGTGATAAATATCAGTATTTTACGCAGGCAAATATGAGCAAATTGCATGCAATTGGCTACACAAAGCCGTTTCATACATTGGAAGAAGGAGTTAGTGAATATGTGAAGGATTATCTTTCGTCAGGAAGTTATCTCTAA
- the sufB gene encoding Fe-S cluster assembly protein SufB produces MSKEEELLEEITSSEYKYGFVTDIEADEAPMGLDESTIRFISAKKNEPEWMLEWRLKAFTMWLKMPEPKWPNVHYPKIDFQAIKYYSAPKKKKVVESLDDIDPELRDTFQRLGISLNEQKRLSGVSIAVDAVMDSESVFTTFKESLREKGIIFCSISEAIREHPDLVKKYLGSVVPPKDNFYAALNAAVFSDGSFVYIPKGVKCPMELSTYFRINAAGTGQFERTLIVADADSHVSYLEGCTAPMRDENQLHAAVVEIFAHENANVKYSTVQNWYPGDKDGKGGIYNFVTKRGLCDGAFSKISWTQVETGSAITWKYPSVILKGDNSIGEFYSVAVTNNMQQADTGTKMIHIGKNTKSRIVSKGISAGKSQNSYRGLVQVFKKADKARNFSQCDSLLLGDKCGAHTFPYIEVSNPSATVEHEATTSKIGEDILFYCNQRGIPTEQAVALIVNGYAKEVLNQLPMEFAVEAQKLLEISLEGSVG; encoded by the coding sequence ATGAGCAAAGAAGAAGAATTGTTGGAGGAAATCACCAGTTCGGAATACAAATACGGATTTGTAACTGATATTGAAGCAGACGAAGCTCCTATGGGCTTGGATGAGAGCACTATACGGTTTATTTCCGCAAAAAAGAATGAACCTGAATGGATGCTTGAGTGGCGTTTGAAGGCTTTTACGATGTGGCTGAAAATGCCTGAGCCTAAATGGCCAAATGTACATTATCCTAAAATTGACTTTCAGGCAATTAAATATTATTCAGCACCAAAAAAGAAAAAAGTTGTTGAAAGCCTGGATGATATAGATCCTGAATTGCGTGATACATTCCAGCGTTTAGGAATTTCTTTAAATGAGCAAAAAAGGCTTTCAGGTGTTTCTATTGCGGTTGATGCCGTTATGGATTCGGAATCTGTGTTTACAACATTTAAGGAATCACTAAGAGAAAAAGGAATTATTTTCTGTTCGATCAGTGAAGCCATTCGTGAACATCCGGATCTGGTTAAAAAATATCTTGGCTCAGTTGTTCCGCCAAAAGATAATTTTTATGCAGCCCTGAATGCCGCAGTATTTTCTGATGGATCGTTCGTATATATTCCAAAAGGTGTTAAATGCCCGATGGAGCTTTCCACGTATTTCCGTATCAATGCGGCTGGTACAGGTCAGTTTGAACGTACATTAATTGTTGCAGATGCTGACAGTCACGTGAGTTATCTTGAAGGTTGTACTGCACCAATGCGTGATGAAAATCAGTTGCACGCTGCGGTGGTTGAAATTTTCGCACATGAAAATGCAAATGTGAAATATTCAACTGTTCAGAACTGGTATCCTGGTGATAAAGATGGAAAAGGTGGTATCTACAACTTCGTTACAAAACGTGGTTTGTGTGATGGTGCTTTCTCTAAAATTTCCTGGACTCAGGTTGAAACCGGTTCAGCGATAACCTGGAAATATCCTTCGGTAATTCTTAAAGGGGATAATTCGATTGGTGAATTTTATTCTGTTGCTGTTACCAATAACATGCAGCAGGCTGATACAGGAACAAAAATGATCCATATCGGTAAAAACACCAAAAGCCGTATTGTTTCAAAAGGTATCTCGGCTGGAAAAAGCCAGAATTCATACCGTGGATTAGTTCAGGTATTCAAAAAGGCAGATAAGGCACGTAACTTCTCTCAATGCGATTCGTTGCTGTTGGGTGATAAATGCGGTGCGCATACTTTCCCTTACATAGAAGTTAGCAATCCGTCAGCAACGGTGGAGCATGAAGCAACTACTTCAAAAATTGGAGAAGATATATTATTTTATTGCAACCAACGCGGAATTCCTACGGAACAAGCGGTTGCTCTGATTGTAAATGGATACGCAAAAGAAGTTTTAAATCAACTTCCCATGGAATTTGCTGTTGAAGCGCAGAAGCTTCTGGAAATCAGTTTGGAAGGTAGTGTAGGATAA